The window AAATATGCTTTATTTGATTTAGGAATCAGCTTATTTGTAAAACGTAAAGAAAAGACTTTGATCAGCCAGCTTATTGAACTGATAGATGAAAAGATAAAATCAAGCGACCTAAAGGATATTTCTGTATACAAAGGCAGAACAGTTTTTTATCCAACTTATTTTGATAGAATAACTCTTGAGGTGATAAATCCACATAACAGGAAAACAAAAGCAGGAGAATTTCCAATATACTTCGAAGTTGTACCTGAAGGAACAAAAGGATATTTGCAGATAATATACATACCATTCGATGCAGTATTACTTCCTGAAAGTGAAATTAAAAAGCAGGCTAAAGAAGATATTGCTTTTATTAAGGATATCGTAGAGAAAACATTGACTGAGCATGGTGTTGGTGCAAAGACAAAGCTTGGTTGGGGATATGCAAAGCTGATACCGGAAGGATCAAAATTATACTGTAATATTAGGGGGGTGTGACGGTGAATAACCTTAATATTAATAATCTTTTTAATAAGCGCATTGAAGTAATAAAAGCTGAAATTGGAGCGTTATTGTTTAATCTTGGGAAGACACATATAGGATTTTGGAGAGAGAAAAAAGATGAGATTACAGGCCAAAAAGTAAAATATTTTAGCATAGATGAAAATTGTTTTGAAAGAGAATATGGATATAAAGTATTTGGGGGTTATAGAGATTACTATAAGGAAAGGGATGGAATTAGTCCATTTGAGAAAGATTTGAATTCAGCAAATGATAAACTTAAGGAAGTTATATACAAAACAAAGCTGAACCTTAACTTATTTGATATTAAAGAAATGTTTTTATATGAAATTATATATGGTGATGCATTACCGGAAGCAAAACAAAATAAATTGAATAATATATTTTTCAGGGGTTGTGAAAATATAAATTCAGGCATAGATAAGGGAGTACCTAAAAAACAACTTAATAATTTATGGATATCAAACGCTTTTGGCAGTTTTAATGAAGAGATAAGTTTTAATGGAGATGTAAAAAGAATGTATTTTGATGAAAAGCGCCGGAGCTTTTTCTCAAAACTAGGGAACAAACTATCTTCTTTTGGAAATGGTCCTGATAATTTAACATATGAAAACTGGACAGAGATAAGACAATTTATTTTAAAAGAAATAAAAGAGCGGTATTCTTATCTTTTAAGTGATAGCAGGTTTCCCGCAAATGATGTGACATTATGGGATCAGGCGTATATGACAGCTTCTTTATTTAAAGCATCAATTGCAGCAATGCTGCTTGATAACAATAAATGCCAGAAATATGAAACTCCTAAAAACATAAAATGGAGCATCCTAGGAATACAATATGATAAATTATCATTAATAAACAAATCTTTAAAGTCTCATTTTATATCCTGGTATAATGAAAATATAAATAAATGCGATGAGGAAATAAAAAGAATAATTGAAGAAAAATATGCTTTAGGCAACGAAATATATAGAGATGAGACAGGAATTTATTTCATTGTTCCTGAAAATATTTCACATGAGAAAGATAAAGAATTATCCGGATTACATAATGATTTATACATGGTAAAAGAAAATATTTTAGATGTTTTCAATAAAGTATTTGCTGATGAAATTTACCCTTCTATTTTTATAACTAGGTCATCAAGAGGTACGATGAATTTAGCTTATCTTATCGAAAAATCAAAAGAAAATTTCCTTAAGCCAACTTTGCCAGAAAATTTCTGTGAAGGCATACTAAGTTGTAGTAATATAAATTATAACGGTATTTGCCAGGTATGTGGGATAAAACCCGGAAAGAAGGAAGACGGCGAAGATAATATGATTTTATGCGATCAGTGTTCAGATAGAAAAGAATCAAAAATGGTGAAATGGTTTAAAAATCCGGAAAATGAAACTATATGGACAGGAGAATTGCAAGATGAAAAAGGGCGTATTGCGCTAATTACTTTAAAATTTGAGTTGCAAGAATGGTTAAATGGAGATTTTTTAAATAGCTTGATTATGAATGATGTCATTCATAATCAAGTATCCTATAAGGATTATTTAAATACCATCAAACAACTTTTGGCGAATATGCAAAAACGTTATAATCAATTTTTGCTGGGAGATAAGAAAAATCTATCAAAAATTTATGGATTTTATTCTGAAAATAGAACAGTTATAGGCGAATTTCTTAATTTGTTTGATAAAGATGGAATAAAGCTCCCTCATGATGATGTTGTTAGAAAAATAGTAAATATATTCAATGAAGATTTGCAAAAAGAAGATGATAAGAGGTTGAAAGAATTATTTAGAAATGAATTTTTTGACTTTTTGAAGAGGAACTGGCATTTTATAAGAGAAAAAAATGAAGAAAATAAAGATGATGATAATTATATTATTTACGATGAAAAAGGAGAATTTATTTACAAAATAGAGAGCAAGGAAATAAATTTTAAAAATCCCAGTTTTAAAAACCACTACGGAAACAACACAGGCTGGAAATTGGTTACTGACATTTTTTCGTTTGCTTATCTTGAAACCCAAATTAATAACATTTTGTTGGAACGGGCTGTAGGTGATAGGTGGGAAATTTTAATTAGAGAGAAATTGAACACAAAAGTAGACTTTAAAAATAGAAAAATTGAATGGGATAAGCTATCTGATGATGATATCGATTTTCTATCCGGAATATTACTTCAATTTTTAATAAGGAAAAATCCTTCTCCTGCAAGGCTAAGAAGAATAACAGAGACAACCAAAGAATTTCTGGATGAGATAAAAAAAGATTTATTATGTTTTATGTTTGAAGATAAGGATAAAAAAGAGTGGAGAATCAAAAGAATTGTGTGGCATATAGACAATTTGAAAGATAATCAAAAAAACAGAGAGTATGAATATAAAGGACTTGAATTTATGACGGATGATTTCGGCAATGTATACCTTATATCATCAATCGAACAGGCAATAGATATAATTAGGAACATCAAAAAGGAAGATAAGAGGGAAAAAAGTGAAATTCACAAGGAAGTACACGAAGCAATAAAATCCGAGAATTGCGATTGGATAAAAGACAAGCTATCTATTGAGCCAAAGTATAAAAATAAAAATAGTCAGTATGATAAGCATGATGAAAAAATCGATGGAAAAATTGAACTCAGAAGAGAAAATGCAACATATAAAAAATATTTGCCATATATTTCAATAATGGATCCTACTCCAATCATGTGGCAGTTTATAGTGCCTTCCGAATGTATACCTCAGATAATAAAAACAGTCCAAAAAAGATACAATGAATGCTTCAAATATGTTATTGGCAAGCTGCCTTTGCATATAGGTGTAATTATTCAGGATTATAAAAAACCTATATATGTTGGACTTAAAGCTCTAAGGGATATAAAGCGAGATATAGATGATTTTGATAAGATTAAAAAAGAAATAAGTACTACAGAGCTTGATACTCTCAGAAATGAAGGGCTTAATTGTAAAAATAAACATGAAATATTAGAACCTCTGGGAGATGTATATTCACTTTATGAAGTTAATGGCAATTACGGGAAATATAAATTTTATATAAACCCGGATAAGAAAGAAAATATTTGGATTGATACAACAGTTGATAAAGCAGGAGATGAAAAATTTTATATATATCCAAATACAATTGATTTTGAATTTTTAGATGTAAATACAAGAAAAAATGATATATTTTACGGGGAAAACGGGA of the Bacillota bacterium genome contains:
- a CDS encoding CRISPR-associated protein Csx11; translated protein: MNNLNINNLFNKRIEVIKAEIGALLFNLGKTHIGFWREKKDEITGQKVKYFSIDENCFEREYGYKVFGGYRDYYKERDGISPFEKDLNSANDKLKEVIYKTKLNLNLFDIKEMFLYEIIYGDALPEAKQNKLNNIFFRGCENINSGIDKGVPKKQLNNLWISNAFGSFNEEISFNGDVKRMYFDEKRRSFFSKLGNKLSSFGNGPDNLTYENWTEIRQFILKEIKERYSYLLSDSRFPANDVTLWDQAYMTASLFKASIAAMLLDNNKCQKYETPKNIKWSILGIQYDKLSLINKSLKSHFISWYNENINKCDEEIKRIIEEKYALGNEIYRDETGIYFIVPENISHEKDKELSGLHNDLYMVKENILDVFNKVFADEIYPSIFITRSSRGTMNLAYLIEKSKENFLKPTLPENFCEGILSCSNINYNGICQVCGIKPGKKEDGEDNMILCDQCSDRKESKMVKWFKNPENETIWTGELQDEKGRIALITLKFELQEWLNGDFLNSLIMNDVIHNQVSYKDYLNTIKQLLANMQKRYNQFLLGDKKNLSKIYGFYSENRTVIGEFLNLFDKDGIKLPHDDVVRKIVNIFNEDLQKEDDKRLKELFRNEFFDFLKRNWHFIREKNEENKDDDNYIIYDEKGEFIYKIESKEINFKNPSFKNHYGNNTGWKLVTDIFSFAYLETQINNILLERAVGDRWEILIREKLNTKVDFKNRKIEWDKLSDDDIDFLSGILLQFLIRKNPSPARLRRITETTKEFLDEIKKDLLCFMFEDKDKKEWRIKRIVWHIDNLKDNQKNREYEYKGLEFMTDDFGNVYLISSIEQAIDIIRNIKKEDKREKSEIHKEVHEAIKSENCDWIKDKLSIEPKYKNKNSQYDKHDEKIDGKIELRRENATYKKYLPYISIMDPTPIMWQFIVPSECIPQIIKTVQKRYNECFKYVIGKLPLHIGVIIQDYKKPIYVGLKALRDIKRDIDDFDKIKKEISTTELDTLRNEGLNCKNKHEILEPLGDVYSLYEVNGNYGKYKFYINPDKKENIWIDTTVDKAGDEKFYIYPNTIDFEFLDVNTRKNDIFYGENGKRATQKKNRPYTWTEWKLFKKFFEYFNKENCKTRLQNIISLMYSKIEEWGNETEGLKHFMLSSFINILDLKGDKDKLNEFSTIFGKDNWDELANTPSENFKKDLMMFIDMYEFWHKALKKL